The following proteins are co-located in the Echinicola sp. 20G genome:
- the rimP gene encoding ribosome maturation factor RimP, whose amino-acid sequence MSLKQTIEEIVTKHLPDDSHFVVDVLINEKGPKQKVSILIDADGGLNIDTCATVSRAVGEELEAKEIIEKAYVLEVSSPGLDHPLTGRRQYQKNIGRNLMVTMENGDKMEGKLLSVDQSAINLLVKQKEKGKKAVEVEATIALEQIKKSIVLVSFK is encoded by the coding sequence ATGAGTTTGAAGCAGACCATCGAGGAGATTGTAACGAAGCATTTGCCCGATGATTCTCATTTTGTGGTAGATGTCCTCATCAATGAGAAAGGCCCTAAGCAAAAAGTCAGCATTCTTATTGATGCAGATGGAGGTTTAAATATCGACACCTGCGCTACAGTCAGCAGAGCTGTAGGCGAAGAATTAGAAGCCAAAGAAATAATAGAAAAAGCCTATGTGCTTGAAGTTTCTTCACCAGGACTGGACCACCCACTTACTGGCAGGAGACAATATCAAAAAAACATAGGGAGGAATCTCATGGTCACCATGGAAAACGGTGACAAAATGGAAGGAAAGCTCTTGAGCGTAGACCAATCGGCCATCAACCTTTTGGTAAAACAAAAAGAAAAAGGCAAAAAAGCTGTTGAAGTAGAAGCAACAATAGCTTTGGAGCAAATTAAGAAATCAATTGTATTAGTCTCTTTTAAATAA
- the nusA gene encoding transcription termination factor NusA: MDAKVLIESFAEFARSKNVDRPTMIRILEDVFRAMIRKKYETDENFDVIINADKGDLEIWRIREIVDDNSEDIWDHDKISLSEARKIEPDFEIGEETYERIELEDFGRRAVMMARQTLIQKIKDLEKDLLFQQYEELVGEIITAEVYQILGREMLLMDGEGNELILPKGEQIPKDRFRKGDTVKSIVHKVEMVNGNPRIILSRTSPIFLERLFENEVPEVYDGLITIKKIVREPGERAKVAVESYDDRIDPVGACVGMKGSRIHAVVRELQNENIDVINYTDNLELYVSRALSPAKVSSISANEEEKRLSVFLKPDQVSLAIGKGGYNIRLASRLVGYEIDVFRELSDYEEEEDVDLSEFSDEIEGWIIEELKKTGLDTAKSVLALSTEDLTRRTELEEETIEEIFRILKQEFEQ, from the coding sequence ATGGATGCTAAAGTTCTGATAGAATCGTTTGCAGAATTTGCAAGATCAAAAAATGTGGATCGTCCTACCATGATCCGCATCTTGGAAGATGTGTTTAGAGCAATGATTCGTAAAAAGTACGAAACAGATGAGAATTTCGATGTAATCATCAACGCAGACAAAGGTGACCTTGAGATTTGGAGGATCAGGGAAATTGTTGACGACAACTCGGAAGACATCTGGGATCATGACAAAATCAGCCTATCCGAAGCCAGAAAAATCGAACCTGATTTTGAAATTGGCGAAGAGACTTACGAAAGAATCGAATTGGAGGACTTTGGAAGAAGAGCCGTGATGATGGCAAGACAGACTTTGATTCAAAAGATCAAGGATTTGGAAAAAGACTTGCTTTTCCAACAATACGAGGAGTTGGTAGGTGAAATCATCACTGCTGAAGTTTACCAAATCTTAGGTAGAGAAATGCTTTTAATGGACGGTGAAGGCAATGAGCTAATCCTTCCAAAAGGAGAACAAATCCCTAAGGACCGTTTCCGAAAAGGAGATACCGTAAAATCCATCGTCCACAAAGTGGAAATGGTGAACGGCAACCCACGTATCATTCTTTCAAGAACTTCTCCAATTTTCTTGGAGAGATTGTTTGAGAATGAAGTACCGGAAGTTTATGACGGATTGATCACTATTAAGAAAATCGTCAGAGAGCCAGGAGAAAGAGCTAAGGTAGCTGTAGAATCTTATGATGATCGTATTGATCCGGTAGGTGCATGTGTGGGCATGAAAGGAAGTAGAATTCATGCGGTAGTTCGTGAACTTCAAAACGAGAACATTGATGTCATTAACTACACTGATAACTTGGAACTGTATGTTTCGAGAGCCCTAAGTCCAGCCAAGGTCAGCTCGATTTCAGCCAATGAAGAAGAAAAGAGACTTTCTGTCTTTTTAAAGCCTGATCAAGTATCTTTGGCCATCGGAAAAGGAGGGTATAATATCAGATTGGCCAGCCGTTTGGTGGGCTATGAAATAGATGTCTTCAGAGAACTTTCTGATTACGAGGAAGAAGAAGATGTCGATCTATCCGAATTTTCTGACGAAATTGAGGGTTGGATTATTGAAGAGTTGAAGAAAACAGGTCTGGACACTGCAAAAAGCGTATTAGCATTGTCTACAGAAGACCTAACCAGAAGAACTGAGCTCGAAGAAGAAACTATCGAGGAGATCTTCAGAATATTAAAACAGGAATTTGAACAGTAA
- the infB gene encoding translation initiation factor IF-2 — MSEEKMMRLGQVARKLNVGISTIVESMAKKGFDVESNPNSKISQDQFNMLAKEFKSSAQEKEEASHLSIGKRHNENFTIKAESESVPEEAKKEEPSQPVAPAPKQEEKQQPTPAETPKKEEDSKVTSEAEKLPGIKVLGKIDLTGQNKGKKEEPKKEEKPKAAQETPKPAEKPAEAPKAEKPAEKAPPAVEKPQEKTPEKPKETPKAEKPEQKEDAKTTSKAEPEKAQTSDASKVQKPQAEKPAATPSNKPEEKTSPSVEPKAEAKKDSSDSVISAKADALKGLTVLGKIELPKDKPKKKAKPVASSDERGKDKKKRPRKRIDKPGTGGPGAGQGNRPGGNAGGPQGNRNQQGGGNRNQQGGRKRPGGNQQKGGGNRFQKVEPTQKEIQDQIKQTLARLQGGGKSGGGKSKSRRDKRSERTKDHNVEGQEESKVLKVTEFISANDLASLLDVSVNEIISVCMSLGMFVSINQRLDAEAITIIADEFGYEVEFTKADEEEDEVEEVDRPEDLEPRAPIVTIMGHVDHGKTSLLDYIRSSKVTSGEAGGITQHIGAYDVKTDNGEKIAFLDTPGHEAFTAMRARGAKITDVAIIVIAADDSIMPQTKEAINHAQVAGVPMIFAINKVDKPNANPHKIKEELANMNLLVEEWGGKYQSQEISAKTGQGIDELLEKVLLEAEILELTANPNRNAVGTVVEASLDKGRGYVSTVMVQAGTLKIGDIMLAGQHYGRVKAMFDHTGKKVKEAEPSTPVQVLGLSGAPQAGDILKVYDTEREAREIANSREQINREQSMRTKKHITLDEIGRRLAIGSFKELNIIIKGDVDGSVEALSDSLLKLSKDEVSVNIIHKGVGQISESDVLLASASDAIILGFQVRPSTSAKKLAEQEEIEIRHYSIIYDAINQIKDAIEGMLEPEFEEVITGNIQVREVFKISKVGTVAGCYVTDGYVTRKNKIRIIRDGIVIHDGEIDQLKRFKDDVAEVKAGYECGISIKGYNDIKLEDTIEGYEMREIKRKK, encoded by the coding sequence ATGTCAGAAGAAAAAATGATGCGATTAGGCCAGGTAGCCAGAAAGCTCAATGTGGGGATTTCCACAATTGTTGAGTCTATGGCCAAGAAAGGCTTTGATGTAGAGAGCAACCCTAACTCCAAGATCAGCCAAGATCAGTTTAACATGTTGGCTAAGGAGTTTAAGTCCTCTGCACAGGAAAAGGAGGAAGCGTCCCACCTTTCCATTGGTAAACGTCACAATGAAAACTTTACCATCAAAGCAGAATCTGAATCTGTGCCTGAAGAAGCAAAAAAAGAAGAACCAAGCCAGCCAGTAGCACCTGCTCCTAAGCAAGAAGAGAAGCAGCAACCTACACCTGCGGAAACTCCTAAAAAGGAAGAGGATAGCAAAGTCACTTCCGAAGCGGAGAAGCTTCCAGGCATTAAGGTATTGGGTAAAATTGACCTAACTGGTCAAAACAAGGGCAAAAAAGAAGAGCCCAAAAAAGAAGAAAAACCAAAAGCGGCTCAGGAAACTCCTAAGCCAGCCGAAAAACCAGCAGAAGCTCCAAAAGCTGAAAAGCCAGCGGAAAAAGCTCCTCCTGCAGTAGAAAAACCTCAGGAAAAGACTCCTGAAAAACCAAAAGAAACCCCTAAGGCTGAGAAGCCTGAGCAAAAAGAAGACGCTAAAACTACATCTAAAGCTGAACCTGAGAAGGCTCAGACATCTGACGCATCAAAAGTACAAAAGCCGCAAGCTGAGAAGCCCGCAGCAACACCTTCTAATAAACCAGAAGAAAAAACCTCTCCATCAGTAGAGCCTAAAGCGGAAGCTAAAAAGGACTCTTCTGATTCAGTAATCTCTGCTAAAGCTGACGCGCTAAAAGGCCTAACTGTACTAGGGAAAATCGAACTCCCTAAAGATAAGCCGAAGAAAAAAGCAAAACCTGTAGCCTCCTCCGATGAGCGAGGAAAAGATAAAAAGAAACGCCCTCGTAAGCGTATCGATAAGCCAGGAACAGGTGGTCCCGGTGCAGGTCAAGGCAATCGACCTGGAGGTAATGCAGGTGGCCCTCAGGGTAACCGAAACCAACAGGGTGGCGGTAACCGAAACCAGCAAGGTGGACGTAAAAGACCTGGAGGCAACCAACAAAAAGGAGGAGGTAACCGATTCCAAAAAGTGGAGCCTACCCAAAAGGAAATTCAAGACCAAATCAAACAAACTCTTGCCCGTCTTCAAGGCGGTGGTAAGTCTGGAGGAGGTAAGAGCAAGAGCAGAAGAGACAAGCGTTCTGAAAGAACCAAAGATCACAATGTAGAAGGACAGGAAGAAAGCAAAGTACTAAAAGTAACTGAGTTTATCTCTGCAAATGACTTGGCTTCTTTATTGGATGTTTCTGTAAACGAGATCATCTCAGTTTGTATGTCATTGGGTATGTTTGTTTCTATCAACCAACGACTGGATGCTGAAGCAATTACCATTATCGCAGATGAATTTGGCTATGAAGTCGAATTTACCAAAGCAGATGAAGAAGAGGATGAAGTAGAAGAAGTGGACCGCCCGGAAGATTTGGAACCGAGAGCTCCTATCGTTACCATCATGGGACACGTCGATCATGGTAAAACTTCCTTGCTAGATTACATCAGAAGCTCTAAAGTAACCAGTGGTGAAGCAGGTGGTATTACCCAGCACATTGGTGCATATGATGTAAAAACCGACAATGGCGAAAAAATCGCTTTCTTGGATACTCCAGGTCACGAAGCTTTTACAGCCATGAGGGCACGTGGTGCAAAAATCACGGACGTGGCCATCATCGTAATCGCGGCTGATGACAGCATCATGCCTCAGACTAAAGAAGCCATCAACCACGCTCAGGTAGCTGGTGTACCGATGATATTTGCTATCAACAAAGTAGATAAGCCAAATGCCAACCCTCATAAAATCAAAGAGGAATTGGCGAATATGAACTTATTGGTGGAAGAATGGGGTGGTAAATACCAGTCTCAAGAAATCTCTGCCAAGACAGGTCAAGGAATTGATGAATTGCTAGAAAAAGTATTGCTAGAAGCCGAAATCCTTGAACTTACTGCCAATCCAAACAGAAATGCAGTGGGTACCGTAGTGGAAGCCTCTCTGGATAAAGGACGTGGATATGTATCCACTGTAATGGTCCAAGCTGGTACTTTGAAAATTGGTGACATCATGCTAGCCGGCCAACACTACGGTAGGGTGAAAGCGATGTTTGACCATACTGGCAAGAAAGTGAAGGAAGCTGAACCATCTACTCCTGTCCAAGTATTGGGCTTGAGCGGAGCTCCTCAGGCAGGTGACATCTTGAAGGTATACGACACTGAACGTGAAGCTAGAGAAATCGCCAACTCTAGAGAGCAGATCAATAGAGAACAAAGTATGCGTACCAAGAAACATATTACTTTGGACGAAATTGGTAGACGTTTGGCTATCGGAAGCTTTAAAGAACTTAACATCATTATCAAAGGTGATGTGGATGGTTCTGTGGAAGCCTTGTCTGATTCCTTACTGAAACTTTCCAAAGATGAGGTAAGCGTTAACATTATCCACAAAGGTGTTGGTCAGATCTCTGAATCTGATGTCCTTCTTGCTTCTGCATCGGACGCCATTATCTTAGGATTCCAGGTGAGACCTTCTACCAGTGCCAAGAAGTTGGCAGAACAGGAAGAAATCGAAATCAGACATTACTCTATCATCTACGATGCCATTAACCAAATCAAGGATGCCATCGAAGGTATGCTAGAACCTGAATTCGAAGAGGTGATTACAGGTAACATCCAAGTGAGAGAAGTCTTCAAGATTTCTAAAGTTGGAACCGTTGCTGGTTGTTATGTAACCGACGGATATGTAACCAGAAAGAATAAGATCAGAATTATCCGTGATGGTATCGTTATTCATGATGGAGAAATTGATCAGTTGAAGCGTTTCAAAGATGATGTAGCAGAAGTGAAAGCCGGTTATGAATGTGGTATTTCCATCAAAGGATACAATGATATCAAACTGGAAGACACTATCGAAGGATACGAAATGCGTGAAATCAAAAGAAAAAAATAA
- a CDS encoding macro domain-containing protein — protein sequence MARLINHIELINRKGDITKQSDVDVIVNAANAQLRTGGGVAGAIHKAAGPDIERAAVPLGPIQPGEAVITEGFRLPNKYVIHCLGPVYGKDKPEAKFLGNCYREALKLADDYQMTSIAFPAISTGVFGYPVEEAAKVAFSSIMAIMPELKSIRKIYLVLFGDNDFRIHEEELKKINP from the coding sequence ATGGCTAGGTTAATCAATCATATTGAACTAATCAATCGGAAGGGAGATATTACCAAACAATCCGATGTTGATGTGATTGTCAATGCCGCCAATGCGCAACTTAGGACTGGTGGAGGTGTGGCCGGGGCAATCCACAAAGCTGCAGGGCCAGATATCGAGCGAGCTGCTGTTCCACTTGGCCCCATACAACCAGGAGAGGCGGTGATCACAGAAGGATTTAGACTGCCTAACAAATATGTAATTCATTGCCTTGGTCCCGTCTATGGAAAGGATAAACCTGAAGCCAAATTTCTTGGTAATTGCTACCGGGAGGCGTTGAAGCTGGCGGATGATTATCAAATGACTTCTATTGCTTTCCCTGCTATATCAACTGGGGTCTTTGGCTATCCTGTGGAGGAAGCAGCTAAAGTTGCCTTTTCATCAATCATGGCAATTATGCCTGAATTAAAATCTATCAGAAAAATTTATTTGGTGTTGTTTGGGGATAATGATTTTAGGATTCATGAGGAAGAGTTGAAGAAGATCAATCCTTAA
- a CDS encoding class I SAM-dependent methyltransferase has product MEASKIYTPLLFQFVQDHLFEDPAQLLLKHHQNTSLDVKEAVQQISARKKAQLKLPSWVANPNVIFPPSISLEQCSSELTAKFKSRLARGASLVDLTGGFGVDTFFLGAHFDKVLYLERQEKLAEIAAMNFSQLSENKVKYEVRSGDSIDYLRQTESSFDWIFVDPARRGGHNQKLYKLADCEPDIITHWEMMTRKASHIMVKASPMLDIKEALREIPAVSHLHVVAVKNEVKEILLIWDRDAEVGSPRVSCWNLSEELDEFFEFSYEEETLSQATFGFPEKYLVLPSAAILKAGAFKSFSQQYGLKKLHPNTHVYTSDKLIAPVQGRVFEILEEQKLDKKQIKKTFPSGKVNVLVRNHPLKPDMIKKKFKLQDGGDEYLFAVTTLDDSPKVYKCKRVG; this is encoded by the coding sequence TTGGAAGCTTCCAAAATATATACTCCATTATTATTTCAATTTGTGCAGGATCATCTCTTTGAAGATCCTGCACAATTGCTTTTAAAGCACCATCAAAATACTTCCTTGGATGTCAAGGAAGCCGTCCAACAAATTTCTGCCCGAAAGAAAGCGCAGTTGAAGTTGCCTTCTTGGGTGGCTAATCCCAATGTTATTTTTCCTCCATCAATCTCCTTGGAGCAATGTTCTTCTGAATTGACAGCAAAATTTAAAAGCCGATTGGCAAGGGGAGCAAGTTTAGTGGATTTAACCGGTGGTTTTGGGGTAGATACTTTTTTTTTAGGGGCTCATTTCGATAAGGTCCTTTATCTGGAGCGACAGGAGAAGTTGGCAGAAATTGCTGCCATGAATTTTTCCCAGCTTAGTGAGAATAAAGTTAAATATGAAGTCCGGTCTGGGGATTCAATCGACTATTTGAGACAAACGGAAAGCTCTTTTGATTGGATTTTTGTGGATCCGGCCAGAAGAGGAGGGCATAATCAGAAGTTATACAAGTTAGCGGATTGTGAGCCAGATATAATCACTCACTGGGAAATGATGACAAGGAAGGCTAGCCATATTATGGTAAAGGCTTCGCCTATGTTGGACATCAAAGAAGCTTTACGCGAAATACCAGCAGTTAGCCATCTTCATGTCGTCGCTGTCAAGAATGAGGTAAAAGAGATTTTATTGATTTGGGATAGAGACGCTGAAGTAGGTTCGCCAAGGGTGAGCTGCTGGAACTTATCAGAAGAACTCGATGAGTTTTTTGAATTTTCATACGAGGAAGAAACACTTTCTCAGGCAACTTTTGGTTTCCCTGAGAAATATTTGGTACTTCCGTCTGCGGCTATTTTAAAGGCCGGTGCATTTAAATCTTTTTCTCAGCAATATGGATTGAAGAAATTGCATCCCAATACTCATGTCTACACTTCTGACAAGCTGATTGCTCCTGTTCAAGGAAGGGTATTTGAAATTCTAGAAGAGCAAAAGCTTGATAAAAAGCAGATCAAAAAGACATTTCCCTCTGGAAAAGTAAATGTTTTGGTTAGGAACCATCCCTTGAAGCCGGATATGATCAAGAAAAAATTTAAACTTCAGGACGGAGGAGATGAATATCTGTTTGCAGTGACCACTTTGGATGATTCACCAAAGGTTTATAAGTGTAAGCGGGTGGGCTAG
- a CDS encoding aspartate-semialdehyde dehydrogenase, translating into MKLAVVGATGLVGSEILEVLAEHNFPFDELLLVASERSAGKKITFKDKEYTVIGLAQAVAEKPDVAIFSAGGDTSKEWAPKFAEAGTIVVDNSSAWRMDPTKKLVVPEINAKSLKIDDRIIANPNCSTIQMVLALAPLRERYGIKRVVVSTYQSVTGSGLKAVNQLMDEREGKDGEKAYPHKIDLNVLPHIDVFQENGYTKEEMKMINETKKIFDDQSIQVTATTVRIPVMGGHSESVNVEFKEDFDIAEVKQLLSATPGVIVEDDVANNVYPMPMNAHKRDEVFVGRLRRDESQPNTLNMWIVADNLRKGAATNAVQIAEYLVEHSLV; encoded by the coding sequence ATGAAATTAGCTGTTGTAGGAGCGACTGGTTTAGTTGGCTCAGAGATTCTTGAGGTGCTAGCGGAGCACAATTTCCCTTTTGATGAATTGCTTTTAGTGGCCAGTGAAAGGTCTGCGGGAAAGAAGATTACTTTCAAGGATAAGGAATACACAGTGATAGGCCTGGCACAGGCAGTGGCAGAAAAGCCAGATGTAGCCATTTTCTCTGCAGGTGGAGACACGTCCAAAGAATGGGCTCCGAAATTTGCTGAGGCAGGGACTATTGTAGTGGATAATTCTTCTGCTTGGAGAATGGACCCTACCAAAAAGCTGGTTGTTCCTGAGATCAACGCTAAATCTCTGAAGATTGATGACCGGATCATAGCAAATCCAAACTGTTCCACCATCCAAATGGTTTTGGCTTTGGCGCCATTGCGTGAGCGATATGGAATTAAGAGAGTGGTTGTATCCACTTACCAATCGGTTACAGGAAGCGGCCTAAAAGCCGTAAACCAGTTGATGGATGAGCGGGAAGGAAAAGACGGAGAAAAAGCATATCCTCATAAAATTGACTTGAATGTTTTGCCTCATATTGATGTATTCCAAGAAAATGGATACACCAAAGAGGAAATGAAGATGATCAATGAGACCAAAAAGATTTTTGATGATCAATCCATTCAGGTGACTGCTACTACCGTTAGGATTCCTGTAATGGGTGGTCACTCAGAGTCAGTGAATGTGGAATTCAAAGAAGATTTTGATATAGCTGAAGTGAAGCAATTATTGTCAGCTACACCTGGTGTAATTGTGGAGGATGATGTGGCCAATAATGTTTACCCAATGCCAATGAACGCACACAAGCGTGATGAGGTTTTTGTGGGTAGATTGAGAAGGGATGAGTCTCAGCCAAATACTTTGAACATGTGGATTGTGGCAGATAACCTTAGAAAAGGAGCAGCTACCAATGCAGTTCAAATTGCTGAGTACTTAGTAGAGCATAGCTTGGTCTAA
- a CDS encoding lamin tail domain-containing protein: MKSYCFNSPTSFFMGLGMLLFASFQTSQKVASSPFYFSNQRPSNFSAASYGKSSTNEVENLKICTEPKRLDKILGKRPSVETPNNLIHHTKTSIPVLFEFIGRHLKSQSSRIESKGQFNSPDINPDTIPSKIVHINRISKNSIIVTFDKPLDPVFAIIPNFYNIDGRTPFEVTWTNSSFQVILNFETPIDSLSSTLKVNGVLDSNGNKIIRESFPFKLDHKANVAQKELVINEVMAAPKNGSPLPNAEYIEIYNTSDRTIELGGFLLKNSSRSAVFPVSSISPGEYAIIVDEDDASAFSTFGKVIGLSTWPRFVNSSDQVILCDPNDQIIDQLSYNQQSYGSSDKANNGYSLEVVNPFSSCNQSLLLKASEDPSKGTPGRENSIFDNTPDMVAPRLLKALVADPSTIILQFNESLNTDLSNVTWEFNKSIELNEVFISPENSTEIILKLKTNLSEKTAYQITVKDLYDCAGNSIDLSFNTANFQIPSEAEIGEIILNEILFNPRSGTPKFVEIYNHSSKYIDLANWKLANVSQDGIDNRKIIEEKTLIIEPFDYLVVTTDINLLHQEYPKGVISKWIEINTLPSYPIAEGSVVLLNPEESLQERFDYSDKFHHELIQNTKGVSLERFTPEHETNAPKNWHSAASTEGFATPGYKNSQSLELNDLNQGIQITPKVFLPDATGEQPFTTISYKMTEPGYFGSIKIYGTDGQLIKTICQNESWGIAGFYTWSGTNEAGVKVRPGYYIALVEMVHLSGQVSTIKKTIVVGSKLQ, from the coding sequence ATGAAATCTTACTGTTTTAACTCACCTACTTCTTTTTTTATGGGTTTGGGAATGCTACTTTTTGCATCCTTCCAAACCTCCCAAAAAGTAGCATCATCGCCCTTCTATTTTTCAAACCAGAGGCCTTCAAATTTTAGTGCCGCAAGTTACGGAAAATCATCCACTAACGAAGTAGAAAATCTTAAAATATGTACTGAACCCAAAAGATTAGATAAAATTTTAGGTAAAAGACCGTCAGTGGAAACACCAAACAACCTGATTCACCACACAAAGACCTCAATCCCTGTCCTATTTGAATTTATTGGTAGGCATTTGAAATCCCAAAGTTCAAGGATAGAATCCAAGGGTCAATTCAATTCACCTGATATCAATCCTGACACGATCCCCTCCAAAATCGTCCATATTAATCGCATAAGTAAAAACTCCATCATAGTTACCTTTGACAAACCCTTAGATCCGGTTTTCGCAATTATTCCAAACTTTTACAACATTGACGGCAGGACACCATTTGAAGTGACTTGGACCAATTCATCCTTTCAAGTGATTTTGAATTTTGAAACTCCAATTGACTCTCTGAGTTCTACCCTAAAAGTAAATGGAGTATTGGACTCAAATGGGAATAAAATTATTCGCGAAAGCTTCCCCTTTAAATTAGATCACAAAGCCAATGTTGCTCAAAAAGAGCTGGTCATTAATGAAGTCATGGCAGCACCAAAAAATGGAAGCCCACTGCCCAATGCTGAATACATTGAGATCTATAATACGAGTGACAGAACTATTGAGCTTGGAGGTTTTCTTTTGAAGAACTCCAGTCGTTCGGCTGTGTTTCCAGTTTCCTCGATTTCCCCAGGGGAATATGCTATCATAGTAGACGAAGATGATGCTTCAGCGTTTAGTACCTTCGGAAAAGTGATTGGCCTAAGTACTTGGCCTAGGTTTGTCAACAGTAGTGATCAGGTTATCTTATGCGACCCAAACGACCAAATCATAGACCAGTTAAGTTATAATCAGCAAAGCTATGGCAGCTCCGATAAAGCCAACAATGGCTACAGCCTAGAAGTAGTAAATCCCTTTTCCTCTTGTAATCAGTCCTTACTTTTGAAAGCGTCAGAAGATCCATCAAAAGGAACTCCAGGAAGAGAAAATTCCATATTTGATAATACTCCAGACATGGTCGCTCCTCGCCTGCTAAAAGCACTGGTAGCAGACCCCTCAACAATTATCTTGCAATTCAACGAAAGCTTGAATACCGACCTTTCCAATGTTACTTGGGAATTCAATAAGTCAATAGAACTTAATGAAGTGTTTATTTCTCCAGAGAATAGCACCGAAATCATATTGAAGTTAAAAACCAATTTATCTGAAAAAACGGCCTATCAAATTACAGTAAAAGACCTTTATGACTGCGCTGGCAATTCAATTGATCTATCTTTCAATACGGCCAACTTTCAGATTCCTTCGGAAGCAGAAATAGGAGAGATCATCCTAAACGAAATACTTTTCAATCCCAGAAGCGGCACGCCTAAGTTTGTGGAGATTTATAACCATTCATCAAAATACATTGACTTAGCCAATTGGAAACTAGCCAATGTCTCCCAAGATGGGATTGATAATAGAAAAATTATAGAAGAAAAAACCTTGATTATTGAACCATTTGACTACTTGGTGGTCACAACGGATATCAATCTTCTTCATCAAGAATACCCCAAGGGTGTTATTTCTAAATGGATTGAAATCAATACTCTGCCCAGTTACCCCATTGCTGAAGGGAGTGTTGTTCTCCTAAACCCTGAAGAAAGTCTCCAAGAACGCTTCGACTATTCCGACAAATTTCATCATGAATTGATCCAAAATACAAAAGGAGTTTCTTTGGAGCGTTTCACTCCAGAACATGAAACCAATGCCCCTAAAAACTGGCATTCTGCCGCAAGCACTGAAGGTTTTGCCACACCTGGCTATAAGAACTCACAAAGTTTGGAGCTGAACGATTTAAACCAAGGAATTCAAATTACTCCTAAAGTCTTCCTACCTGATGCAACAGGCGAACAACCTTTTACAACCATAAGCTATAAAATGACAGAACCAGGTTACTTTGGTTCCATTAAAATCTATGGCACAGATGGACAGCTTATCAAAACCATCTGCCAAAATGAAAGCTGGGGAATTGCTGGTTTTTACACTTGGAGTGGCACCAATGAAGCAGGCGTTAAAGTCAGACCAGGATATTATATTGCTTTGGTAGAAATGGTTCACCTTAGCGGCCAAGTGTCAACAATCAAAAAAACAATCGTAGTTGGAAGTAAATTACAGTAA
- a CDS encoding isoaspartyl peptidase/L-asparaginase family protein: MLRTKTGSLFVLLFVFLLSCSGAKEENEESENQNVNASQEQPIALVIHGGAGTIRRENMTPEREQAYREKLTEALNQGYEVLEKGGKSVDAVIAAIKVMEDSPLFNAGKGAVFTHDARNEMDAAIMDGKTRNAGAVAGITTVKNPITAAFEVMQNSPHVFMVGKGAEQFAEEQGLEIVDPGYFREERRYEQLMKIIESEKQQLDHSSLREMKLEDPYFNDRKYGTVGAVAVDSEGNVAAATSTGGMTNKRYGRVGDVPVIGAGTYADNATCAVSATGHGEFFIRNVVGHEIASIMRYAGKSLDEAAKEVVMDQLVKMEGSGGVISIDKEANISMPFNSAGMYRGYIKAKGKANTFIYNDEDEGL, encoded by the coding sequence ATGCTTAGAACGAAAACAGGTAGTTTGTTTGTATTGCTTTTTGTATTCCTTTTGTCTTGTTCTGGAGCGAAAGAAGAAAATGAGGAATCAGAAAATCAAAATGTAAATGCTAGTCAAGAGCAGCCCATTGCTTTGGTAATACATGGGGGAGCGGGTACCATTAGAAGAGAAAATATGACTCCGGAAAGGGAGCAGGCTTACCGGGAAAAACTCACTGAGGCTTTGAACCAAGGGTACGAAGTTTTAGAAAAGGGAGGGAAGTCAGTAGATGCTGTAATAGCTGCTATCAAGGTGATGGAGGATAGTCCACTTTTCAATGCGGGTAAGGGGGCTGTTTTTACCCATGATGCCAGAAATGAAATGGATGCAGCGATTATGGATGGAAAGACGAGGAATGCCGGTGCTGTTGCGGGGATAACCACGGTCAAGAATCCAATTACTGCTGCATTTGAAGTGATGCAAAACAGTCCTCATGTTTTTATGGTGGGTAAAGGGGCAGAGCAATTTGCTGAAGAACAAGGGCTGGAAATAGTTGATCCCGGTTATTTTAGAGAGGAACGAAGGTATGAACAATTGATGAAAATCATTGAGTCTGAAAAGCAGCAGTTGGACCATTCTTCACTTCGGGAGATGAAATTGGAAGACCCATATTTTAATGATAGAAAGTATGGAACTGTAGGTGCTGTGGCTGTTGACTCGGAGGGAAATGTGGCTGCTGCTACTTCCACTGGTGGCATGACCAATAAACGCTATGGCAGAGTGGGTGATGTTCCTGTAATTGGAGCCGGTACTTATGCCGATAATGCGACTTGTGCGGTTTCAGCAACTGGCCATGGAGAATTTTTCATCAGGAATGTCGTTGGCCATGAGATTGCCTCAATCATGCGATATGCTGGTAAATCTTTGGATGAAGCTGCTAAAGAAGTGGTCATGGATCAGTTGGTGAAAATGGAAGGAAGTGGAGGCGTTATATCCATCGACAAAGAGGCCAATATTAGCATGCCTTTTAATTCAGCTGGGATGTACAGAGGGTATATTAAAGCGAAGGGTAAGGCAAATACATTTATCTATAATGATGAGGATGAAGGTTTGTAA